The region CGCTATGGGTGTGGCCGTCGTGATCTTCTTCAGAGGATTGTGCGTCATGCCCATCGTGGTCGTGCTGCTCGTGGTCGTGCTGCTCGTGGTCATGTTCCCCGTGGTCGTGCTCTTCGTGATCATGCCCCTCCTCGGCGCCGCCATGCGCCTCACCACCCTCATCGCCGTGATCATGGGCCTCGAAACTCGCCCCTTCACGGAAAGCCAGTACGCGGGTGCCCGGCTGCTCCATCAAAGCCAGATGGCTCGCGCTGCTGGCCAGAGATTCCAGCGGATCGGTCAGCCAAGGGGTCAGCAACGGGCCGACCCAGACGACCAAGTCGGCCCCGCTCAGCGCCCGCGCCTCGGAAGGGCGCATCGCATAGCCATGGGGCGAACTGCGCGGCGGCACGATGAGGTCGGGCGTACCGACGCCTTCCATCACCTGAGACACCAACGCATGGACCGGCGCGATATCCGTGGCGACGGCAGGCACATCGGCCCAAAGCGGCGACGCGGCGGCGGTGAAGACAGCGGCGGGGAGCGAGAAACGATACATGGCAGACCCTCAAAATGTTATAGTATCACCTTGCTAACACCGCTGTTATAACATATCAATAGCCAAACGAATTGAGGTCCCTCATGAGCGCCATCGAATTCCGCGATCACGACCACGCTGCTTGTATGCGCAGCACCATGCAGGCCGCCGAAGCGCAATGCGCCGCGCGCGGGCTGCGGCTGACCCCGGTGCGCCGTCGTGCGTTGGAGATTTTGCTGTCAGAGCACCGCGCTTTGGGCGCCTATGACCTCTTGGCCCATCTCTCGGCCGAAGGCTTGGGCGCGCAGCCCCCTGTGGCCTACCGCGCGCTGGATTTTTTGGTCAAAGCCGGGCTGGCCCATAAGATCGAAGCGCTTAATGCCTATGTCGGCTGCGTGCATCCGGGCGAAGACCATGCGCCCGCTTTCCTGATCTGCCGCGGCTGCCGCTCGGTGGCAGAGGCCGAGACTTCGCCAACCAAAAGCCGCCTAGGCGATGCCGCCCGCGCCGCGGGGTTCCGCATTGAGCGTAGCGTCGTGGAGGCCGAAGGCCTTTGCCCCGCCTGTCAGGAGACCGGTGCATGAGCCTGATTGAAACCCGTGGCCTGACCCTGCGCCACGACGGGCAAGTCGCCCTGCGCGACGTGAACTTCAACATCGAACCGGGGGAGATTGTCACCATCGTCGGCCCCAACGGCTCGGGCAAGTCCAGCCTGCTGCGCGCGTTGATCGGGGCGATGAAACCGGCGGCGGGAAAGATTACCCGCAAACCGGGGCTGCGCATCGGCTATGTGCCGCAAAAATTGCAGATCGACGCCACCCTGCCGCTCACCGTGCGCCGTTTCGTCAACCTGCCGCGCCGCCAAACGCCCGAAGCGATCCGCGATGCCCTTTCCACCGCCGGTGTGCCGGAATTGGCCGAGCGGCAGATGGTCGACCTCTCTGGCGGGCAGTTCCAGCGCGTGCTTCTGGCCCGCGCCCTGCTGGAGAAGCCCGACCTGTTGATCCTTGACGAGGCGACCCAAGGGCTCGACCAACCCGGTTCTGCTGCGTTTTACCGCCAGATTGAGGCCGTACGCCAAGATTTGGGCTGCGCCGTGCTGATGGTCAGCCATGATCTGCATGTGGTCATGGCGGCGAGCGACCGGGTGCTTTGCCTCAACGGTCATGTCTGCTGCGAAGGCACACCCGAGACCGTGGCCGATGCGCCGGAATACCGCGCATTGTTCGGCAGTGGCACCCAAGGAGCGCTGGCCCTTTACCGCCATGACCATGATCACCACCACCACCATCACGGCGACGCCTGTGAAGGCCACCACCAAGAGACTGAGAATGCTTGACGATTTCGTTTTGCGCGCCGCCCTCGCCGGGCTTGGCGTGGCGCTGGCCGCCGCCCCCTTAGGCTGTTTCGTGATCTGGCGGCGCATGGCCTATTTCGGCGATGCCACCAGCCACGCAGCGCTTTTGGGCGTCGCTTTGGCGCTGGCAACCGATCTGCCGATCACCGCAGGAGTGCTTTTGGTGGCGCTGGTCATGGCGTTGGTTATCAGCACCCTATCGGGACGCAATGTTAGCGCCGATGCGCTATTGGGCGTTATGGCCCATTCCGCGCTGGCGCTTGGGTTGGTGGCTGTCTCGCTGCTGCCTGGGCAGCGGGTCGATCTGTCGTCGTACCTCTTTGGGGAAATCCTCGCTGTGACTCGCTTCGACCTCGGCGTGATCTGGGGCGGTGCGCTGGCCGTGGCTCTGCTGTTGGCATGGCGCTGGTCGGCGCTGCTGGCGGCCACGTTGAACCCGGATCTGGCGCAGGCGTCGGGCGGGAACCCAAAGCGCGAGCAGTTGATTCTGACACTGGCACTGGCAATCATGGTGGCTGTGGCGATCAAAGTGGTGGGCGCACTGCTGATCGCCGCCATGTTGATCATCCCCGCCGCCACCGCCCGCCCTTTTGCCCGCACGCCTGAGACCATGGCAGTCTGGGCGATGGGATTGGGCGCGCTGGCGGCACTGGGCGGGCTCATGGCCTCGCTGGAGTTCGACACGCCGACCGGGCCCAGCATCGTCAGCATCGCCGCCGGTCTCTTTGCCCTATCCTCGGCCTTCTCGGCGGCCCTTCCGGCGCTGCGCCGCCGGGGCTGAAACCGGCAGCGGCTTTCATATAGACAGGCGTGGCGGAGGGTGACCATCCCCGCCACGATGTGCATTGTTAGCGCGAGATCACCGCGTCGGCTTCAATCTCAAGCTTGGCCTCGTCTTCGACAAGCCCTGCAACGACAACCATCGCCATCGCCGGAAAATGCTTGCCCAGAACCTCACGGTAAGCCCGGCCCACGTCCTTTTGCGCGGCAAGATATTCTTTCTTATCTGTGACATACCATGTCAGACGGGTAATATCTTCGGGCGTGCCACCGGCGGCTTCGACCACGTCGCGGATGTTTTGCAACGCCTGTTTCATCTGGCCGATAAAGTCATGGCACTCGAACTTCTGCTCGGCGGTCCAGCCGATCTGACCACCGACGAACAGGTGGCCATCCGCGCTCAGCACACCGTTTGCGTAGCCTTTGGCGGGGGCCCAACCTTCGGGCTGAATGATTTGATGCGACATGTCGTGTTCCTTTTTGTTAACAGTCACACGCCGAGAAATTGATCGGCGATATGGGAATCGAGCGCGGGCATCGGGCCAGTCCAGACCGTGCGGCCACGTTCGAGAATTACGGCGTGATCCGCCACGCGGCGCAGTTCGGCGAGGGATTTGTCCACCACCAAAAGCGCCAGCCCGCTGTCACGTTTCAACTGCGCGACGGCGGCCCAGATTTCTTGGCGCACGACGGGGGCAAGCCCTTCGGTCGCCTCATCCAGCAACAGCAGCTTCGGGTTAGTCATCAAGGCGCGGCCAATGGCCAGCATCTGCTGCTCCCCGCCCGAAAGCGAGCCCGCCGCCTGATCGCGCCTTTCGCCCAGACGGGGGAAAAGCGCGACAACCCGCGCCTCGTCCCATTCACCTGGCCGGGCGGCAGCGATGAGGTTTTCGTGCACCGTCAGCGGCGCAAAACAGCGGCGTCCCTCCGGCACCAGCCCCAGCCCGGCCTGCGCGGCGCGGAAACTGGGCAGACCGCCGATGTCGCGCCCATCGAAAGTCACGCTGCCACCGCTGTGTTTCAGCATCCGGCAGATCACTTTGATGGTGGAGGATTTGCCCATCCCGTTGCGCCCCATCAGCGCGCAGACCTCGCCCTCCTTCAGCGAAAGATCCACGCCAAAGAGCGCCTGCGTCGGGCCGTAGGACGCCTCGATGCCCTTGAGTTTCAGCAAGCTCATGCCGCGTCCTCCTCGCCCAGATAGGCCACGCGGACTTGCGGGTCGGCCTTGATCTCGGCTGCCGTGCCGCTGGCAATGATCTGGCCGTAGACCAGCACCGAAATACGGTCTGCCAGTGCGAAGACCGCGTCCATATCATGTTCCACCAACAAGATCGGCGCCTCTGTGCGCAACTTGTTGAGGAAGACGGTCATCTCTTTCGAGCCGCTGGCCCCCAGCCCCGCCATTGGCTCATCCATCAAGAACACTTTGGGCCGCAGCGTCAGCGCCACAGCGACCTCTAGCTGACGCCGTTGCCCGTGCGACAGGTCAGCAGTGCGTTTTGCCGCGTGATCCGCCAGTCCCACCAGTTCCAAGGCGCGCATTGCCTCGGCCCGCAGCTCTGCCTGTCGCATCACCGGCGCGAAGAAACGCATCACCCGGCCCGATTGCCCTAGCGCCCCCAGCACGGCGTTCTGCAGCACCGTGTATTCCATCGCCAGC is a window of Sulfitobacter sp. W027 DNA encoding:
- a CDS encoding Fur family transcriptional regulator; translation: MSAIEFRDHDHAACMRSTMQAAEAQCAARGLRLTPVRRRALEILLSEHRALGAYDLLAHLSAEGLGAQPPVAYRALDFLVKAGLAHKIEALNAYVGCVHPGEDHAPAFLICRGCRSVAEAETSPTKSRLGDAARAAGFRIERSVVEAEGLCPACQETGA
- a CDS encoding metal ABC transporter ATP-binding protein; the protein is MSLIETRGLTLRHDGQVALRDVNFNIEPGEIVTIVGPNGSGKSSLLRALIGAMKPAAGKITRKPGLRIGYVPQKLQIDATLPLTVRRFVNLPRRQTPEAIRDALSTAGVPELAERQMVDLSGGQFQRVLLARALLEKPDLLILDEATQGLDQPGSAAFYRQIEAVRQDLGCAVLMVSHDLHVVMAASDRVLCLNGHVCCEGTPETVADAPEYRALFGSGTQGALALYRHDHDHHHHHHGDACEGHHQETENA
- a CDS encoding RidA family protein, with the translated sequence MSHQIIQPEGWAPAKGYANGVLSADGHLFVGGQIGWTAEQKFECHDFIGQMKQALQNIRDVVEAAGGTPEDITRLTWYVTDKKEYLAAQKDVGRAYREVLGKHFPAMAMVVVAGLVEDEAKLEIEADAVISR
- a CDS encoding ABC transporter ATP-binding protein, with product MSLLKLKGIEASYGPTQALFGVDLSLKEGEVCALMGRNGMGKSSTIKVICRMLKHSGGSVTFDGRDIGGLPSFRAAQAGLGLVPEGRRCFAPLTVHENLIAAARPGEWDEARVVALFPRLGERRDQAAGSLSGGEQQMLAIGRALMTNPKLLLLDEATEGLAPVVRQEIWAAVAQLKRDSGLALLVVDKSLAELRRVADHAVILERGRTVWTGPMPALDSHIADQFLGV
- a CDS encoding ABC transporter ATP-binding protein; the encoded protein is MTEVLLDVRNLHKSFGALKATDDVSITLRPGEIHALIGPNGAGKSTLIKQIAGGLRSDSGTVHFAGQDVTPLSTVQRARAGLGRTFQISSLAMEYTVLQNAVLGALGQSGRVMRFFAPVMRQAELRAEAMRALELVGLADHAAKRTADLSHGQRRQLEVAVALTLRPKVFLMDEPMAGLGASGSKEMTVFLNKLRTEAPILLVEHDMDAVFALADRISVLVYGQIIASGTAAEIKADPQVRVAYLGEEDAA
- a CDS encoding metal ABC transporter permease, with protein sequence MLDDFVLRAALAGLGVALAAAPLGCFVIWRRMAYFGDATSHAALLGVALALATDLPITAGVLLVALVMALVISTLSGRNVSADALLGVMAHSALALGLVAVSLLPGQRVDLSSYLFGEILAVTRFDLGVIWGGALAVALLLAWRWSALLAATLNPDLAQASGGNPKREQLILTLALAIMVAVAIKVVGALLIAAMLIIPAATARPFARTPETMAVWAMGLGALAALGGLMASLEFDTPTGPSIVSIAAGLFALSSAFSAALPALRRRG
- a CDS encoding zinc ABC transporter substrate-binding protein, giving the protein MYRFSLPAAVFTAAASPLWADVPAVATDIAPVHALVSQVMEGVGTPDLIVPPRSSPHGYAMRPSEARALSGADLVVWVGPLLTPWLTDPLESLASSASHLALMEQPGTRVLAFREGASFEAHDHGDEGGEAHGGAEEGHDHEEHDHGEHDHEQHDHEQHDHDGHDAQSSEEDHDGHTHSGDDPHVWLDPHNGQLWLGQIAEALAELDPENAARYRENAKAAQSELAVLEKDIAEVLAPVKDRPFIVFHDAYHYFEARFDVEARGAISENDARAPGAARVAELRDLVAESGAKCVFAEPQFNPGLIAAVTEGQDTGTGTLDPVGAELKLGSSFYTDLLRGMAQSMADCLSD